A genomic window from Winogradskyella sp. J14-2 includes:
- a CDS encoding HAD hydrolase-like protein: MSKYKCIIFDCDGVLVDSEPISNQVMVDLVNALGANIDLDYAYRHFKGNSFNECANKISKLITQKLPIDFEEQYRKESYQRFQKEIKPIDGVKDILQDLKIPFCVASSGPVKKIKLNLELTGLSSFFQDKTIFSCYTIKKWKPDPSVFLWAA; the protein is encoded by the coding sequence ATGTCTAAATACAAATGCATTATTTTTGATTGTGATGGTGTTTTAGTAGATAGTGAGCCTATAAGCAATCAAGTTATGGTGGATTTGGTAAATGCGCTTGGAGCAAATATAGATTTAGATTATGCATATCGGCATTTTAAAGGTAATAGTTTCAATGAGTGTGCAAATAAAATTTCAAAACTAATTACGCAAAAACTACCAATTGATTTTGAAGAGCAATACCGAAAAGAATCTTACCAGAGATTTCAAAAAGAGATTAAGCCTATTGATGGTGTAAAAGATATTCTTCAAGATTTAAAAATTCCGTTTTGTGTAGCTTCTAGTGGTCCGGTAAAAAAAATAAAACTCAATTTAGAACTTACAGGTCTATCATCTTTTTTTCAGGATAAAACGATATTTAGTTGTTATACTATTAAAAAGTGGAAGCCAGACCCATCTGTATTCTTATG
- a CDS encoding M28 family metallopeptidase, whose amino-acid sequence MKYIWSALSLLLLMACGTKQNGSRGKENISEKITITAQDVKMSMDYMASDELGGRATGSEGIEKAAVYIENYFKKNGIKPYFETYRDSFKIGEIDGYNVVGMIEGTDDTLKNEFIILGGHYDHIGKGKTVEGDSIANGANDDASGTIAAMEFGRYFSKSKSNKRSILITLYDAEEMGLKGSAHLAARLKEAGLNVYTMLNFEMIGVPRAEDKSLAYMSGYNRSNLAPTLNKYAGEEIVGFFPKAKEFQLFYRSDNFPFFKELNVPAHAISTFDFTNFEYYHHVDDEADKMDYDHMANFINKMIPALKGMMNSSTKEVVLNEE is encoded by the coding sequence ATGAAATATATATGGTCTGCACTTAGCCTGTTGCTTTTAATGGCTTGCGGTACAAAACAAAATGGCTCTAGAGGCAAAGAGAATATTTCAGAAAAAATTACCATTACAGCCCAAGATGTTAAAATGAGTATGGATTATATGGCTTCAGATGAGCTAGGAGGTAGAGCAACAGGAAGTGAAGGTATAGAAAAAGCTGCTGTCTATATTGAAAACTACTTTAAAAAGAATGGCATAAAGCCCTATTTTGAAACCTATAGAGATAGTTTCAAAATAGGTGAAATTGATGGTTATAATGTAGTTGGAATGATTGAAGGAACAGATGATACACTCAAAAATGAATTCATAATTCTTGGTGGTCACTACGATCATATAGGAAAAGGAAAAACAGTAGAAGGAGACAGTATTGCCAATGGCGCCAATGACGATGCCTCTGGTACCATAGCAGCTATGGAGTTTGGTAGATATTTTTCAAAATCTAAAAGTAATAAACGCAGTATACTTATTACGCTATATGACGCTGAAGAAATGGGTCTAAAGGGTTCAGCGCACTTAGCAGCTAGACTTAAAGAAGCTGGTTTAAATGTCTATACCATGCTAAACTTTGAAATGATTGGTGTGCCAAGGGCAGAGGATAAGTCATTAGCTTATATGAGTGGCTATAACCGTTCTAATTTAGCACCAACACTAAATAAGTATGCAGGTGAAGAGATCGTTGGTTTTTTTCCAAAGGCTAAAGAATTTCAATTGTTTTACAGATCGGATAATTTTCCGTTTTTTAAAGAATTAAATGTTCCTGCACATGCCATTTCTACATTCGATTTTACAAATTTTGAGTATTATCATCATGTAGATGACGAAGCTGATAAAATGGACTATGATCACATGGCAAACTTTATTAATAAAATGATACCTGCTTTAAAAGGTATGATGAATTCCTCCACAAAAGAAGTCGTATTAAATGAAGAGTAA
- a CDS encoding SDR family NAD(P)-dependent oxidoreductase translates to MKSKNIIITGTSRGIGFELVHLFASQGHNVLALSRNAQPVNNLHFENITSFAFDLCRDEDYNKVEDFIGNEWKHVDILINNAGMLLNKPFAETTFQDFENVYRTNVFGVSEMTRIVLPFMKQDGHVVTISSMGGIQGSMKFPGLSAYSSSKGAVITLTELLAEEYKETGPQFNVLALGAVQTEMLKEAFPDYQAPTTAMEMAEYIFNFSLSGNKYYNGKVLQVSNSTP, encoded by the coding sequence ATGAAGAGTAAGAATATTATTATAACAGGAACGAGTAGAGGTATAGGTTTTGAGTTAGTACATCTTTTTGCCAGCCAAGGACACAATGTATTGGCACTATCAAGAAACGCCCAACCGGTTAATAACTTGCATTTTGAAAATATAACCTCTTTTGCTTTTGATTTGTGCAGAGATGAAGATTACAATAAAGTCGAAGATTTTATTGGCAATGAGTGGAAACATGTAGATATTCTTATTAATAATGCTGGTATGTTGCTAAATAAGCCTTTTGCAGAAACCACATTTCAAGATTTTGAAAACGTATATAGAACAAATGTTTTTGGAGTATCAGAAATGACCAGAATAGTCCTTCCTTTTATGAAACAAGATGGACATGTAGTCACTATCAGTAGCATGGGAGGCATACAAGGGAGTATGAAGTTCCCTGGACTTTCCGCTTACAGTTCCAGCAAAGGAGCGGTAATCACATTAACAGAGTTGCTCGCTGAAGAATATAAAGAAACAGGACCGCAATTTAATGTTTTAGCTCTGGGTGCTGTACAAACAGAGATGTTAAAAGAAGCTTTTCCAGATTATCAGGCACCAACAACTGCTATGGAAATGGCAGAATATATTTTTAACTTTTCGCTTAGCGGAAATAAATACTATAACGGCAAAGTACTGCAAGTTTCTAATTCTACACCTTAG